One Pyrus communis chromosome 4, drPyrComm1.1, whole genome shotgun sequence genomic region harbors:
- the LOC137732430 gene encoding COBRA-like protein 7 → MDSGSRNWPPIMALNLLIILAILPFSLAQPTAAAPAPASDSCNGVFLSYAYTTGAQLPPEVKDPKQQPYKFESVLTVLNNGFDDLKSWRVFVGFTNNEYLVSASNAVLADGTSIPGGVGNGTVFSGYPMTDLKTAVKTAGDLAQMQVQVKLIGTQFGVAPPKVPMPSNITLANDGFVCPAAAMQGTHEMQVCCTVDANFKTNITLDEEFLPLQKGDLTIMYDVISTRATDYTAQVTIANHNSLGRLDNWKLSWDWMEDEFIFSTKGAYPSVVDSSDCIFGKQGTFYENLDFSTVLNCERRPTIIDLPPTKANDTLLGLVPYCCRNGTILPPTMDASKSVSSFQMQVFKMPPNLNRSQLSPPQNWGIKGTLNPDYKCGPPVRVSPSQFPDRSGLPVNISAVVSWQVVCNITQPKGAIPSCCVSFSAFYNESVVPCNTCACGCPSNTARTCSTTAPAMLLPPKSLLVPFDNRTVKAKSWADIKHLPVPNPTPCGDNCGISINWHLYTDYSRGWSARVTVFNWDETAFVDWFAAVQLDKAGPGFEKAYSFNASHLEINGVNNTVFMQGLKGLNYLVAETDGANPKKDPRVPGKQQSVLSFTKKITPGINLVGGDGFPTKVYFNGEECSLPTAYPSSGYRKSTSLIFSVLVTVVAFMVMQQ, encoded by the exons atGGACTCGGGCTCCCGGAACTGGCCTCCGATCATGGCCCTCAATCTTCTCATTATCCTCGCGATCCTGCCCTTCTCACTCGCCCAGCCAACCGCCGCAGCTCCGGCGCCGGCCTCCGACTCCTGCAACGGCGTCTTCCTGTCCTACGCCTATACTACAGGAGCCCAGCTCCCGCCCGAGGTCAAAGACCCGAAACAGCAGCCTTACAAGTTTGAGTCGGTTCTCACGGTGCTCAACAACGGGTTCGACGATCTCAAGTCGTGGAGGGTGTTTGTGGGGTTTACCAACAACGAGTACTTGGTCTCTGCCTCCAATGCCGTTTTGGCCGACGGTACTAGTATCCCTGGGGGTGTCGGAAACGGCACCGTTTTTTCTGGGTATCCGATGACCGATCTGAAGACGGCGGTTAAGACCGCGGGGGACTTGGCCCAGATGCAGGTTCAGGTCAAATTGATCGGGACCCAGTTCGGTGTGGCCCCACCCAAAGTTCCCATGCCTTCCAATATTACTCTGGCCAATGATGGGTTCGTCTGCCCAGCGGCTGCAATGCAAG GGACCCATGAAATGCAAGTCTGTTGCACCGTAGACGCAAATTTTAAAACGAACATCACTCTGGATGAAGAGTTCCTCCCCCTTCAAAAGGGAGATCTTACAATTATGTATGATGTGATCAGTACTCGGGCAACAGATTACACGGCGCAAGTGACAATCGCCAACCATAACTCCCTTGGTCGTCTTGATAATTGGAAACTGAGCTGGGACTGGATGGAAGATGAGTTCATATTTTCAACGAAAGGGGCTTATCCATCTGTTGTTGATTCTTCTGATTGTATATTCGGTAAACAAGGTACATTCTACGAGAATCTAGACTTCTCAACTGTATTGAATTGTGAAAGACGGCCAACAATTATTGACCTTCCTCCAACAAAAGCCAATGACACACTTCTTGGTCTGGTCCCTTATTGTTGCCGAAATGGTACTATCTTGCCACCAACAATGGATGCAAGCAAGTCAGTTTCATCATTCCAGATGCAAGTTTTTAAAATGCCTCCAAATCTCAACCGGTCCCAGCTCTCACCGCCACAAAACTGGGGAATCAAAGGCACGCTCAACCCTGATTATAAATGTGGCCCTCCTGTCCGGGTGAGTCCCAGTCAGTTCCCTGACCGATCTGGCTTGCCAGTGAATATATCTGCAGTAGTCAGCTGGCAGGTTGTGTGCAATATTACCCAACCCAAAGGAGCAATCCCTAGTTGCTGTGTTTCATTTTCTGCTTTCTACAATGAGTCTGTCGTCCCATGCAACACTTGCGCTTGTGGCTGCCCTAGTAATACAGCTCGAACTTGCAGCACAACTGCACCAGCTATGCTTCTCCCACCAAAGTCACTTCTTGTTCCCTTTGACAACCGAACTGTCAAGGCAAAATCTTGGGCTGATATTAAACATCTACCAGTCCCAAACCCGACACCTTGTGGTGATAACTGTGGGATCAGCATCAACTGGCATTTATATACAGACTACTCTCGTGGATGGAGTGCAAGAGTCACAGTCTTCAATTGGGATGAAACGGCCTTTGTTGATTGGTTCGCTGCAGTACAACTGGATAAAGCAGGCCCTGGTTTCGAAAAGGCGTACTCTTTTAACGCAAGTCACTTGGAAATTAATGGTGTCAATAATACCGTATTCATGCAAGGCCTCAAAGGATTGAACTATCTTGTGGCGGAAACAGATGGAGCCAACCCAAAGAAGGATCCTAGGGTGCCTGGGAAACAGCAGTCAGTGCTCTCGTTTACAAAGAAGATTACTCCCGGAATCAATTTGGTTGGTGGAGATGGGTTTCCGACGAAAGTATACTTTAACGGGGAGGAGTGCTCTCTTCCTACAGCATATCCTAGCAGTGGTTACAGAAAAAGCACATCTCTAATTTTCTCGGTTCTCGTAACGGTTGTAGCGTTTATGGTGATGCAGCAATAG